The Methylobacterium currus genome contains a region encoding:
- the lptB gene encoding LPS export ABC transporter ATP-binding protein: MPTARTASRLGRLFGRGRRTDALTAAQDGAADGFGGPGILAVAGLKKSYGARTVVHDAGLTVRNGEAVGLLGPNGAGKTTIFYMITGLVSADRGTISLDGHEITRLPMYQRARLGIGYLPQEASIFRGLNVEDNIRAVLEVVEPDRKARERKLDSLLEEFNITRLRKSPSIALSGGERRRCEIARALASSPSFMLLDEPFAGIDPIAVGDIQELVMHLKGRGIGVLITDHNVRETLGLIDRAYIVHSGRILTEGTPDEIVANEDVRRLYLGEDFRL, from the coding sequence ATGCCGACTGCCAGGACCGCCTCGCGCCTCGGGCGCCTGTTCGGCCGCGGGCGCAGGACCGATGCCCTGACGGCGGCGCAGGACGGTGCCGCGGACGGTTTCGGCGGGCCCGGCATCCTGGCGGTGGCCGGCCTCAAGAAGAGCTACGGCGCCCGCACGGTGGTGCACGATGCCGGCCTCACCGTGCGCAACGGCGAGGCGGTGGGCCTGCTCGGCCCCAACGGGGCCGGCAAGACAACGATCTTCTACATGATCACCGGCCTCGTCTCGGCCGATCGCGGCACGATCAGCCTCGACGGCCACGAGATCACCCGGCTGCCGATGTACCAGCGCGCCCGGCTCGGCATCGGCTACCTGCCGCAGGAGGCCTCGATCTTCCGCGGCCTCAACGTCGAGGACAACATCCGGGCGGTGCTCGAGGTGGTCGAGCCCGACCGCAAGGCCCGCGAGCGCAAGCTCGATTCGCTGCTCGAGGAGTTCAACATCACCCGCCTGCGCAAGTCGCCCTCGATCGCGCTCTCGGGCGGCGAGCGGCGGCGCTGCGAGATCGCCCGGGCGCTCGCCTCCTCGCCCTCCTTCATGCTGCTCGACGAGCCCTTCGCGGGCATCGACCCGATCGCGGTCGGCGACATCCAGGAACTGGTGATGCATCTCAAGGGCCGCGGCATCGGCGTGCTCATCACCGACCACAACGTGCGCGAGACGCTGGGCCTGATCGACCGGGCCTATATCGTGCATTCCGGCCGCATCCTCACCGAGGGCACGCCCGACGAGATCGTGGCGAACGAGGACGTGCGACGGTTGTATCTCGGCGAGGATTTCCGGTTGTAG
- the rpoN gene encoding RNA polymerase factor sigma-54, giving the protein MGLLQRLEMRQGQALVMTPQLLQAIKLLQLSHLDLATYVDAELERNPLLERVEVEAPEPGESRGEAAESGGDGDGFDGDRFDGDGAAEPWLSHDLNPSRSEIEGDLGTRLDNVFPDDGPVGREAPAAGGEALSLTPAPWSGTGGSFDGEAPDFEATLTAESSLHDHLSAQLDIATRDPVERLVGGFLVDAVDEAGYLREDLATLAERLGVGLAIVERVLGIVQGFDPSGVGARDLAECLAIQLREQDRFDPAMQALVSRLDLVAKRDFSSLRRLCGVDEEDLADMLSELRRLDPKPGRAFGASPVEVLVPDVFVRPAPDGSWLVELNSEALPRVLVNQSYYATVSRGATTDTDKAFLSECLQTANWLTRSLEQRARTILKVASEIVRQQDGFFVNGVAYLRPLNLKTVADAIGMHESTVSRVTSNKSIGTSRGTFEMKYFFTAAIPGAAGAAAHSSEAVRHRIKQLIDSETAADVLSDDALVQRLRGEGVDIARRTVAKYRESLRIPSSIERRRERAAMPAR; this is encoded by the coding sequence ATGGGTTTGCTGCAACGGCTCGAGATGCGCCAGGGCCAGGCCCTGGTGATGACGCCGCAACTCCTGCAGGCGATCAAGCTTCTGCAACTCTCTCACCTCGACCTCGCGACCTATGTCGATGCCGAGCTGGAGCGCAACCCGCTCCTGGAGCGGGTCGAGGTCGAAGCACCGGAGCCCGGCGAGTCCCGCGGCGAGGCTGCCGAATCGGGCGGCGACGGGGACGGGTTCGACGGCGACCGGTTCGACGGCGACGGGGCGGCCGAGCCCTGGCTGTCCCACGACCTCAACCCGAGCCGCAGCGAGATCGAGGGCGATCTCGGCACCCGCCTCGACAACGTCTTTCCGGATGACGGCCCGGTGGGCCGCGAGGCGCCGGCGGCGGGGGGCGAGGCGCTGTCGCTCACCCCGGCGCCCTGGAGCGGCACCGGCGGCAGCTTCGACGGCGAGGCGCCGGATTTCGAGGCGACGCTGACCGCCGAATCCTCGCTGCACGACCACCTCTCGGCCCAGCTCGACATCGCGACCCGCGATCCCGTCGAGCGCCTGGTCGGCGGCTTCCTGGTCGATGCGGTCGACGAGGCCGGCTACCTGCGCGAGGACCTCGCAACCCTGGCCGAGCGCCTCGGCGTCGGTCTGGCCATCGTCGAGCGGGTGCTGGGGATCGTCCAGGGCTTCGACCCGTCCGGCGTCGGCGCCCGCGACCTCGCCGAGTGCCTGGCGATCCAGCTGCGCGAGCAGGACCGCTTCGATCCGGCGATGCAGGCCCTGGTCTCGCGCCTCGACCTCGTGGCCAAGCGCGACTTTTCGTCCTTGCGCCGCCTGTGCGGGGTCGACGAGGAGGACCTCGCCGACATGCTGTCGGAGCTGCGCCGCCTCGACCCGAAGCCCGGCCGCGCCTTCGGCGCCAGCCCGGTCGAGGTGCTGGTGCCGGACGTGTTCGTGCGCCCGGCCCCGGACGGCTCCTGGCTCGTCGAGCTCAACAGCGAGGCCCTGCCGCGGGTTCTGGTCAACCAGAGCTACTACGCCACCGTCTCGCGCGGGGCGACGACCGACACCGACAAGGCCTTCCTGTCGGAATGCCTCCAGACCGCCAACTGGCTCACCCGCAGCCTGGAGCAGCGCGCCCGCACCATCCTGAAGGTGGCGAGCGAGATCGTGCGCCAGCAGGACGGGTTCTTCGTCAACGGCGTCGCCTACTTGCGGCCGCTCAACCTGAAGACCGTCGCCGACGCGATCGGCATGCACGAATCCACCGTCTCGCGGGTGACCTCGAACAAGTCGATCGGCACCAGCCGCGGCACCTTCGAGATGAAGTACTTCTTCACCGCGGCGATCCCCGGGGCGGCGGGCGCCGCGGCCCATTCCTCCGAGGCCGTGCGCCACCGCATCAAGCAGCTCATCGATTCCGAGACCGCCGCCGACGTGCTGTCGGACGATGCCCTGGTGCAGCGCCTGCGCGGCGAGGGTGTCGACATCGCCCGCCGCACCGTGGCGAAGTACCGGGAATCGTTACGCATCCCCTCCTCGATCGAGCGCCGGCGCGAGCGTGCCGCGATGCCGGCGCGGTAG
- a CDS encoding TetR/AcrR family transcriptional regulator, giving the protein MVMGRPRSFCTDKALDEAMEVFWRHGYDGATLAMLTKAMGIKPPSLYAAFGSKEGLLKAALDRYAERRSEHMRYVLAGATARDVAERFLWSIAESHTDPANPPGCLLVQGGLACGAGSENIPFELAARRAQTETELRDRFVRAKGEGDLPEDGNPAALARFLSTVASGMGVLASSGADREALREVALVSLGAFPPSGAAKDGRG; this is encoded by the coding sequence ATGGTGATGGGGCGGCCCCGGTCCTTCTGCACGGACAAGGCCCTCGACGAGGCGATGGAGGTTTTTTGGCGCCACGGCTACGACGGGGCGACCCTCGCGATGCTGACGAAGGCGATGGGCATCAAGCCGCCGAGCCTCTACGCCGCCTTCGGAAGCAAGGAGGGCCTGCTGAAGGCCGCCCTCGACCGCTATGCCGAGCGGCGCTCCGAGCACATGCGCTACGTGCTGGCCGGCGCCACCGCCCGCGACGTGGCCGAGCGCTTCCTGTGGAGCATCGCCGAGAGCCACACCGATCCGGCCAACCCGCCCGGCTGCCTGCTGGTGCAGGGAGGGCTCGCCTGCGGCGCCGGCTCCGAGAACATTCCGTTCGAGCTCGCCGCCCGCCGCGCCCAGACAGAGACCGAATTGCGCGACCGCTTCGTGCGGGCGAAGGGGGAGGGGGATCTGCCGGAGGACGGCAACCCGGCAGCGCTCGCCCGCTTCCTGTCGACGGTCGCCTCGGGGATGGGGGTGCTGGCCTCCTCGGGGGCCGACCGGGAGGCCCTGCGGGAGGTGGCGCTCGTGTCGCTCGGCGCCTTCCCGCCGAGCGGTGCAGCGAAGGACGGGCGGGGCTGA
- the hpf gene encoding ribosome hibernation-promoting factor, HPF/YfiA family has translation MAALRVSGRGVDLGEALRTRVEERISAALAKYFDGAYHGHVTVGRDGSAYRTDCVLHLPSGITLEASGAAHDAYASFDQTAERIEKRLRRYKHRLKAHPNGHAKGAAADGALRAVDTAVMEAAYSVMEAPEEDTGEHPPIIAESTRTLHRRTVSEAVVELDLTGVPVLVFVHAGTERVNVVYRRGDGAIGWIDPPERGTP, from the coding sequence ATGGCAGCGTTGCGCGTGTCGGGTCGCGGCGTGGATCTCGGGGAAGCCCTGAGAACCCGGGTGGAGGAGCGGATCTCGGCCGCCCTCGCCAAGTACTTCGACGGTGCCTACCACGGCCACGTGACGGTCGGACGGGACGGCAGCGCCTATCGTACCGACTGCGTGCTGCACCTGCCCTCGGGCATCACCCTCGAGGCGTCGGGCGCCGCCCACGACGCCTATGCGAGCTTCGACCAGACCGCCGAGCGGATCGAGAAGCGCCTGCGCCGCTACAAGCACCGCCTCAAGGCCCATCCGAACGGGCACGCCAAGGGCGCGGCCGCCGACGGGGCCTTGCGGGCTGTCGACACCGCCGTGATGGAGGCGGCCTACTCGGTGATGGAAGCGCCCGAGGAGGATACCGGCGAGCACCCGCCGATCATCGCCGAGAGCACCCGCACCCTGCACCGTCGCACGGTGAGCGAGGCGGTGGTGGAGCTCGATCTCACCGGTGTCCCCGTTCTCGTCTTCGTTCACGCTGGAACCGAGCGGGTCAACGTCGTATATCGTCGGGGCGACGGCGCGATCGGCTGGATCGATCCGCCGGAACGCGGCACTCCGTGA
- the ptsN gene encoding PTS IIA-like nitrogen regulatory protein PtsN, producing MPLLEFLKPEAVLPALRAQGKKQVLQELAAQAARHLPGLDEREIFETLLQRERLGSTGIGEGVAIPHGKLPGLDTLFGLMARLERPVDFEALDGQPVDIAFLLLAPEGAGADHLKALARVARVLREPGIIDRIRAARDADALYALLTQSPAQAA from the coding sequence ATGCCATTGCTGGAATTCCTGAAGCCGGAGGCGGTCCTCCCGGCGCTGCGCGCGCAGGGGAAAAAGCAGGTTCTGCAGGAGCTGGCCGCCCAGGCGGCCCGCCACCTGCCGGGCCTGGACGAGCGCGAGATCTTCGAGACGCTGCTGCAGCGGGAACGCCTCGGCTCGACCGGCATCGGCGAGGGCGTGGCGATCCCGCACGGCAAGCTGCCGGGGCTCGACACGCTGTTCGGCCTGATGGCCCGCCTCGAGCGCCCGGTCGATTTCGAGGCCCTGGACGGCCAGCCGGTCGACATCGCCTTCCTGCTGCTCGCCCCCGAGGGGGCCGGCGCCGACCACCTGAAGGCGCTCGCCCGGGTCGCCCGGGTGTTGCGCGAGCCCGGCATCATCGACCGCATCCGCGCCGCCCGCGACGCCGATGCGCTCTACGCCCTCCTCACCCAATCCCCCGCCCAGGCGGCGTGA
- a CDS encoding efflux RND transporter permease subunit: MNLSKFFIDRPIFAGVLSVLIFIGGLLSLFAMPISEYPDVVPPSVVVRATFPGANPKVIAETVATPIEEQINGVEGMLYMSSQATTDGIMTLTVTFRLGTDPDKAQQLVQNRVSQAEPRLPAIVRQLGIVTVKSSPDLTMVVHLVSPNGRYDMTYLRNYAVLNIKDRLARLDGVGQVQLFGSGDYAMRIWLDPQKVAEHGLSAGDVVREIQAQNVEAAAGVIGASPAIPGLDLQLSLNAEGRLTSEEQFGDIVVKTGENGEITRLRDIARIELGASDYALRSLLDNKSAVAIPISQSPGSNAIQISDEVRRTMAEIKKTMPEGIDYQIVYDPTQFVRASIEAVIHTLLEAVALVVLVVILFLQTWRASIIPLLAVPVSIVGTFAVMHAFGFSINALSLFGLVLAIGIVVDDAIVVVENVERNIEAGLSPRDASYQAMREVSGPIIAIALVLVAVFVPLAFISGLTGQFYKQFALTIAISTVISAINSLTLSPALSALLLKDHHAPKDRLTKVVDTLLGWFFRRFNRAFGWASDGYGRGVGGVISRKGAMILVYLVLVGVTAMLFRQIPGGFVPGQDKQYLVGFAQLPDGATLDRTEEVIRKMSEIALKEPGVESAVAFPGLSINGFTNSSNSGIVFSTLKPFEERKEPGLSGAAIAMSLNKKYAAIPEAFIAMFPPPPVNGLGTIGGFKLQIEDRAGLGYEALNEATKAFLAKAAQAPELAGLFSSFQMNVPQLFADIDRTKARQLRIPVTDVFDTLQIYLGSLYVNDFNRFGRTYSVRVQADAPFRARSDDVGLLKVRAGSGEMVPLSTLLRVRQTAGPERAMRYNGFLSADINAGAAPGYSSGQAQEAAARIAAETLPRGFAFEWTDLTYQEFIAGNSGVWVFPLALLLVFLVLAAQYESLALPLAILLIVPMGLLAAMTGVWLSAGDNNVFTQIGLIVLVGLSAKNAILIVEFARELEFSGRTPVEAAIEASRLRLRPILMTSMAFIMGVLPLVTATGAGSEMRRAMGVAVFSGMIGVTAFGLFLTPVFYVLLRRLSGNRPLKQHGGHEAVAEGRVAEVA; this comes from the coding sequence ATGAACCTCTCCAAGTTCTTCATCGACCGCCCGATCTTCGCGGGCGTGCTCTCGGTGCTCATCTTCATCGGCGGTTTGCTGTCGCTGTTCGCGATGCCGATCTCCGAGTACCCGGACGTGGTGCCGCCCTCCGTGGTGGTGCGGGCGACCTTCCCGGGCGCCAACCCCAAGGTCATCGCCGAGACCGTGGCGACGCCGATCGAGGAGCAGATCAACGGCGTCGAGGGCATGCTCTACATGTCGAGCCAGGCGACGACGGACGGCATCATGACGCTGACCGTGACGTTCCGGCTCGGCACCGATCCCGACAAGGCGCAGCAGCTGGTCCAGAACAGGGTCTCGCAGGCCGAGCCGCGGCTGCCGGCGATCGTGCGCCAGCTCGGCATCGTCACGGTGAAGTCCTCGCCCGACCTGACGATGGTGGTCCATCTCGTGTCGCCGAACGGCCGGTACGACATGACGTACCTGCGCAACTACGCGGTGCTGAACATCAAGGACCGCCTCGCCCGCCTCGACGGCGTCGGCCAGGTGCAGCTCTTCGGCTCGGGCGATTACGCGATGCGGATCTGGCTCGACCCGCAGAAAGTCGCCGAGCACGGCCTGTCGGCCGGCGACGTGGTGCGGGAGATCCAGGCTCAGAACGTCGAGGCGGCAGCGGGCGTCATCGGCGCCTCGCCGGCGATCCCCGGCCTCGACCTCCAGCTCTCCCTCAATGCCGAGGGGCGCCTCACCAGCGAAGAGCAGTTCGGCGACATCGTGGTCAAGACCGGCGAGAACGGCGAGATCACGCGCCTGCGCGACATCGCCCGGATCGAGCTCGGGGCGTCGGACTACGCGTTGCGCTCGCTCCTCGACAACAAGTCGGCGGTGGCGATCCCGATCTCGCAATCGCCCGGCTCGAACGCGATCCAGATCTCCGACGAGGTCCGCCGGACCATGGCGGAGATCAAGAAGACCATGCCGGAGGGGATCGACTACCAGATCGTCTACGACCCGACGCAGTTCGTGCGCGCCTCGATCGAGGCGGTGATCCACACCCTGCTCGAGGCGGTGGCCCTCGTCGTCCTGGTGGTGATCCTCTTCCTGCAGACCTGGCGGGCCTCGATCATCCCGCTCCTCGCCGTGCCGGTCTCGATCGTCGGCACCTTCGCGGTGATGCACGCCTTCGGCTTCTCGATCAACGCGCTCAGCCTGTTCGGCCTCGTGCTCGCCATCGGCATCGTCGTCGACGACGCGATCGTCGTGGTGGAGAATGTCGAGCGCAACATCGAGGCCGGCCTGTCGCCGCGCGACGCCAGCTACCAGGCGATGCGCGAGGTCTCGGGCCCCATCATCGCCATCGCCCTCGTGCTGGTGGCGGTGTTCGTGCCGCTCGCCTTCATCAGCGGCCTGACCGGGCAGTTCTACAAGCAGTTCGCCCTGACCATCGCGATCTCGACCGTCATCTCGGCGATCAACTCGCTGACCCTGTCCCCTGCCCTCTCGGCGCTGCTCCTGAAGGACCACCACGCGCCGAAGGACCGGCTGACCAAGGTCGTCGACACCCTGCTCGGCTGGTTCTTCCGCCGCTTCAACCGCGCCTTCGGGTGGGCCTCGGACGGCTACGGGCGCGGCGTCGGCGGCGTCATCTCGCGAAAGGGCGCGATGATTCTGGTCTACCTCGTCCTCGTCGGCGTCACCGCGATGCTGTTCCGCCAGATCCCCGGCGGCTTCGTGCCGGGCCAGGACAAGCAGTACCTCGTCGGCTTCGCGCAGCTGCCCGACGGCGCGACCCTCGACCGGACCGAGGAGGTGATCCGCAAGATGAGCGAGATCGCCCTCAAGGAGCCGGGCGTCGAGAGCGCGGTCGCCTTCCCGGGGCTGTCGATCAACGGCTTCACCAACTCGTCGAATTCGGGGATCGTGTTCTCGACCCTCAAGCCCTTCGAGGAGCGAAAGGAGCCGGGCTTGAGCGGCGCCGCCATCGCGATGTCGCTGAACAAGAAGTACGCCGCCATCCCCGAGGCGTTCATCGCCATGTTCCCGCCGCCGCCGGTCAACGGCCTCGGCACGATCGGCGGGTTCAAGCTCCAGATCGAGGACCGGGCCGGCCTCGGCTACGAGGCGCTGAACGAAGCCACGAAAGCCTTCCTCGCCAAGGCGGCGCAGGCGCCGGAACTCGCCGGCCTGTTCTCCAGCTTCCAGATGAACGTGCCGCAGCTCTTCGCCGACATCGACCGGACCAAGGCGCGCCAGCTCCGCATCCCGGTCACCGACGTGTTCGACACGCTGCAGATCTATCTCGGATCGCTGTACGTCAACGACTTCAACCGGTTCGGGCGCACCTACTCGGTCCGGGTCCAGGCCGACGCGCCGTTCCGCGCCCGCTCCGACGATGTCGGCCTCCTGAAGGTGCGGGCGGGCTCCGGCGAGATGGTGCCGCTCTCGACGCTCCTGCGCGTGCGCCAGACCGCCGGCCCCGAGCGGGCGATGCGCTACAACGGCTTCCTCTCCGCCGACATCAATGCGGGTGCGGCCCCCGGCTACTCGTCCGGCCAGGCGCAGGAGGCCGCCGCCCGCATCGCCGCCGAGACCCTGCCGCGCGGCTTCGCCTTCGAGTGGACCGACCTCACCTACCAGGAGTTCATCGCCGGCAATTCGGGCGTGTGGGTGTTTCCGCTGGCGCTCCTCCTCGTCTTCCTGGTGCTGGCGGCGCAGTACGAGAGCCTGGCCCTGCCTCTGGCGATTCTGCTGATCGTGCCGATGGGCCTGCTCGCGGCGATGACCGGCGTCTGGCTGTCGGCGGGCGACAACAACGTCTTCACGCAGATCGGCCTCATCGTGCTGGTCGGATTGTCGGCGAAGAACGCCATCCTGATCGTCGAATTCGCCCGGGAGCTGGAATTCTCCGGCCGCACGCCGGTCGAGGCGGCGATCGAGGCGAGCCGCCTGCGGCTTCGCCCGATCCTGATGACCTCGATGGCCTTCATCATGGGGGTGCTGCCCCTCGTCACCGCCACCGGCGCCGGCTCGGAGATGCGCCGCGCCATGGGCGTGGCGGTGTTCTCCGGCATGATCGGGGTGACGGCCTTCGGGCTCTTCCTGACCCCGGTCTTCTACGTGCTGCTGCGGCGGCTCAGCGGCAACCGGCCGCTGAAGCAGCATGGCGGGCATGAGGCGGTGGCGGAGGGGCGCGTGGCCGAGGTGGCGTGA
- a CDS encoding amidase, whose product MLSLLDLCARIDAGRLTPEGAIGLVREAIAAREPEVGALVCVDPAPVVPGKGPLAGIAVGIKDIIDTADLPTRMGSAIYDGWRPRADAPAVARLKTLGAVPLAKTTTTPFAFLDPTATRNPNHPGHTPGGSSAGSAAAVAAGMLPLALGTQTGGSIIRPAAFCGVVGVKPSFRLLPTVGVKCYSWALDTLGLFAAGVADAAHALALLADRPAIARVEEAGAPRIGILRQDFCAAPEPEAEAALARAAQAAERAGAAIRDLTLPAPFGEAFAVHGTIQDYEARQALAWEYATHRDALPPRLRAALDAAQGIETASYDAARRTAHHARRGLKDVFSEGGFDVLLTYAAPGAAPAGLDHTGDSRFNRLWTLMGVPCVTLPVDRTSAGLPVGIQVIARFGDDGRALAAAGLIERALRE is encoded by the coding sequence ATGCTCTCGCTCCTCGACCTCTGCGCCCGAATCGATGCCGGCCGGCTGACGCCCGAGGGGGCGATCGGCCTCGTGCGCGAGGCGATCGCGGCCCGCGAGCCGGAGGTCGGCGCCCTGGTCTGCGTCGATCCGGCGCCGGTCGTCCCGGGCAAGGGCCCGCTCGCCGGCATCGCGGTCGGGATCAAGGACATCATCGACACCGCCGACCTGCCGACGCGGATGGGTTCGGCCATCTATGACGGCTGGCGCCCGCGCGCCGACGCGCCGGCGGTGGCGCGGCTGAAGACCCTCGGCGCGGTGCCGCTGGCCAAGACCACCACCACGCCCTTCGCCTTCCTCGACCCCACGGCGACCCGCAACCCGAACCATCCCGGCCACACACCCGGCGGCTCCTCGGCCGGCTCGGCCGCCGCGGTGGCGGCCGGGATGCTGCCCCTCGCCCTCGGCACCCAGACCGGAGGCTCGATCATCCGCCCGGCGGCGTTCTGCGGCGTCGTCGGGGTCAAGCCGTCGTTCCGGCTGCTGCCGACCGTGGGAGTGAAGTGCTATTCCTGGGCCCTCGACACGCTCGGCCTGTTCGCGGCCGGCGTCGCGGATGCCGCCCACGCGCTGGCGCTGCTGGCCGACCGGCCGGCCATCGCGCGGGTGGAGGAGGCGGGCGCGCCCCGGATCGGGATCCTGCGCCAGGATTTCTGCGCCGCCCCCGAGCCGGAGGCGGAGGCGGCCCTCGCCCGGGCAGCGCAAGCCGCCGAGCGGGCCGGCGCGGCGATCCGCGACCTCACCCTGCCGGCGCCGTTCGGCGAGGCCTTCGCGGTCCACGGCACGATCCAGGACTACGAGGCGCGCCAGGCGCTGGCCTGGGAATACGCCACCCACCGCGACGCCCTGCCGCCGCGCCTGCGCGCCGCCCTCGACGCGGCGCAAGGGATCGAGACCGCCTCCTACGACGCCGCCCGCCGCACCGCCCACCACGCCCGGCGCGGCCTGAAGGACGTCTTCTCGGAGGGCGGCTTCGACGTGCTGCTGACCTATGCCGCCCCGGGCGCGGCGCCGGCCGGCCTCGACCACACGGGCGATTCGCGCTTCAACCGCCTCTGGACCCTGATGGGCGTGCCCTGCGTCACCCTGCCGGTCGACCGGACCTCCGCCGGCCTGCCGGTCGGCATCCAGGTGATCGCCCGGTTCGGCGACGACGGACGGGCGCTCGCGGCGGCGGGGCTGATCGAGCGGGCGCTGCGGGAGTAA
- a CDS encoding efflux RND transporter periplasmic adaptor subunit: MSEPVVNPEPAVVPSRTPRLVAAGLALALLAGASYHFAPLSRLTGNQAVAATPPVEQAVPVPVAAVEPRDVVLFDEFSGRLEAVERIDVRARVGGAVQATHFSEGDLVRAGDLLVTIDPAPYAAEVQRLEAQVAGAEARLALTASDYERGQRLSDQRIVTARDLDVRANAFKEAKANLDAAKATLASARLNLDYTQVRAAVSGRVGRREITPGNLVATGAGAAVLTTLVSVDPIYASFDADETVVLKALGAIADPSGRRGKLDRIPVEMATADGERAKGHLQFIDNKVDARSGTVRVRATFANGDGHLIPGQFARMRLGQAAPERLLLVDERAVGTDQDKRFVLVVGADNRAEFRAVTLGRAVEGLRVVTAGLSGGERIVVNGLQRVRPGSLVSPSPVTMGARPMQEPGTGKLAQR, from the coding sequence ATGTCGGAGCCGGTCGTGAATCCCGAGCCTGCTGTCGTTCCCTCCCGCACCCCGCGCCTCGTCGCGGCCGGCCTCGCCCTCGCGCTTCTCGCAGGGGCATCCTATCACTTCGCTCCCCTATCCCGTCTCACCGGAAATCAGGCGGTCGCCGCGACCCCGCCGGTCGAGCAGGCCGTCCCGGTCCCGGTCGCCGCGGTCGAGCCCCGCGACGTGGTGCTGTTCGACGAGTTCTCGGGCCGCCTCGAGGCGGTCGAGCGCATCGACGTGAGGGCCCGGGTCGGCGGCGCGGTCCAGGCGACGCACTTTTCGGAGGGCGACCTCGTCCGCGCCGGCGACCTCCTGGTGACCATCGACCCCGCGCCCTACGCGGCGGAGGTGCAGCGCCTGGAGGCGCAGGTGGCGGGCGCCGAGGCGCGGCTGGCGCTGACGGCGAGCGACTACGAGCGCGGGCAGCGCCTGTCGGACCAGCGCATCGTCACCGCCCGCGACCTCGACGTGCGGGCGAACGCCTTCAAGGAGGCGAAGGCCAATCTCGACGCCGCGAAGGCGACGCTGGCCTCCGCCCGGCTCAACCTCGACTACACGCAGGTACGGGCCGCGGTGAGCGGCCGGGTCGGACGCCGGGAGATCACCCCGGGCAACCTCGTGGCGACGGGAGCGGGCGCCGCGGTGCTCACCACCCTGGTCTCGGTCGACCCGATCTACGCGAGCTTCGACGCCGACGAGACGGTGGTCCTGAAGGCGCTCGGCGCCATCGCCGACCCGTCGGGCCGGCGCGGCAAGCTCGACCGCATCCCGGTCGAGATGGCGACCGCCGACGGCGAACGAGCCAAGGGGCACCTCCAGTTCATCGACAACAAGGTCGATGCCCGCAGTGGCACCGTGCGGGTGCGCGCCACCTTCGCCAATGGCGACGGGCACCTGATTCCGGGCCAGTTCGCCCGCATGCGCCTCGGCCAGGCGGCGCCGGAGCGACTGCTCCTCGTCGACGAGCGGGCGGTCGGCACCGACCAGGACAAGCGCTTCGTGCTGGTGGTCGGGGCCGACAACCGGGCCGAGTTCCGGGCCGTGACCCTCGGCCGGGCGGTCGAGGGCCTGCGGGTCGTCACCGCCGGGCTGTCGGGGGGCGAGAGGATCGTCGTCAACGGCTTGCAGCGGGTGCGGCCGGGCAGCCTCGTCAGCCCGTCGCCCGTGACGATGGGTGCGCGGCCGATGCAGGAACCGGGGACGGGGAAGCTGGCGCAACGGTGA